In Rutidosis leptorrhynchoides isolate AG116_Rl617_1_P2 chromosome 2, CSIRO_AGI_Rlap_v1, whole genome shotgun sequence, one genomic interval encodes:
- the LOC139888748 gene encoding uncharacterized protein: protein MANCLQQLGTKRKAGASESLEATKISFPAIQTFNTSCAPIVVQGYLPESGHGVKRLHMDNDSSVDIMYEHCFRQLPTPTRRTIKPPTTTLSGFLGESAWPIGILDLRLELRDSKGKDRGSLTHETKEKLRNILISNLDVFCWRDADMTGVPREIAQHYLRASINLTPIKQKKRPMAPERSEWLRREVDKLVKANILRKLNYQTWVANPVLVAKSDGTWRLCIDSNAINKACPKDNYPLPEIDWKVKSLAGFRFKCFMDAYKGYHQIQMAEEDEEKTAFHTDQGIYCYTKMPFGLKNAGATNQRTIDTTFAKQIGHKLEAYVNDLVIKSNTVKKLLTDILETFNTLRSINMKLKPAKCSFGEEVGNFLGHIVTPRGIKANSKKIEAIEKMPSPKTKKQVQSLNGKLASLTRFLSKAAERSLPFFHTLKDCTKKSNFKWTDEAEKVFQDIKALLKNLPTLTAPIAGKTLMTLQYLRKLLVLSLLPNGEMLKCPYTSSARCYQELLYKPEISGRLTKWAIELGEHEIAYCARSAIKGQVMADYLAQTAADMPAICILEKLPAPSLELWELYTDGAACSEGAGAGLILTGPRQEEHTYALRFNFKVANNEAEYEALLVGMRIARELGIIKLQAYVDSQLVANQINGTFDTNDQSMQSYLALVHSLADTFTDFRISQIPRSQNKQADVFKKSTEPEITVASVEEEEATWMMDIIEFLRIGSLPNNEKEAMKIRVKAPNYELRGDVLYRKSYLGASLRCVGPKEAATIIDKIHKGSCGLHYGSRTVTERIK from the exons ATGGCCAACTGCCTACAGCAGCTAGGAACTAAGCGCAAAGCTGGCGCTAGCGAAAGCTTGGAGGCAACAAAGATATCATTCCCCGCCATCCAAACGTTCAACACTTCCTGCGCGCCCATTGTAGTACAGGGATACTTACCAGAGTCAGGTCATGGTGTGAAGCGCCTTCATATGGACAATGACAGTAGTGTTGACATCATGTACGAACATTGCTTCCGACAGTTGCCCACACCGACAAGGCGGACCATCAAGCCTCCGACCACAACCTTATCTGGGTTTTTAGGAGAGTCAGCATGGCCTATCGGAATTCTAGACTTGAGGTTGGAGCTGAGAGACAGCAAGG GTAAAGATAGGGGGAGTCTCACACACGAAACTAAAGAGAAACTGAGGAATATACTCATTTCCAATTTAGACGTGTTTTGCTGGCGCGATGCCGATATGACCGGGGTACCACGAGAGATAGCGCAACACTATCTCCGCGCTAGTATCAATTTAACCCCTATTAAACAGAAAAAGAGACCGATGGCACCTGAAAGAAGTGAATGGTTGCGCAGAGAAGTCGACAAGCTGGTCAAAGCTAACATATTACGCAAATTGAACTACCAGACGTGGGTGGCCAACCCCGTCTTGGTAGCCAAGTCCGATGGAACATGGCGACTCTGTATCGATTCTAATGCCATTAACAAAGCCTGCCCCAAGGACAATTATCCGTTGCCAGAGATAGACTGGAAAGTCAAGTCACTCGCGGGTTTCAGGTTTAAATGTTTCATGGACGCTTACAAAGGATATCACCAAATACAAATGGCTGAGGAAGATGAAGAGAAGACCGCGTTCCACACAGACCAAGGGATATACTGTTACACCAAAATGCCCTTCGGACTGAAAAACGCGGGTGCTACCAATCAACGCACTATAGATACAACGTTCGCTAAACAAATTGGGCACAAACTTGAGGCGTATGTCAACGACCTCGTCATTAAAAGCAACACTGTTAAGAAATTACTAACAGACATTCTCGAAACATTTAACACACTCAGAAGCATCAATATGAAGCTTAAACCCGCTAAGTGTAGCTTTGGGGAAGAAGTGGGAAACTTCTTAGGGCACATTGTGACTCCACGAGGAATCAAAGCGAACTCAAAGAAAATAGAAGCGATTGAAAAGATGCCCTCTCCTAAAACAAAAAAGCAAGTTCAAAGCCTCAATGGGAAGTTAGCCTCATTAACGCGATTCCTGTCTAAGGCCGCAGAAAGATCGCTCCCGTTCTTTCATACCTTGAAAGACTGCACTAAAAAGTCAAATTTCAAATGGACTGATGAGGCAGAAAAGGTATTCCAAGATATAAAAGCACTCCTCAAAAATCTCCCTACGTTAACAGCGCCTATCGCGGGCAAAACTTTGATGACCTTGCAGTATCTAAGGAAGCTGTTAGTTCTGTCCTTGTTGCCGAATGGGGAGATGCTCAAATGCCCATATACTTCGTCAGCAAGGTGCTATCAAGAA TTACTCTACAAGCCAGAAATATCAGGGAGACTGACCAAATGGGCGATAGAGTTGGGCGAGCATGAAATTGCGTATTGCGCTAGAAGTGCTATTAAGGGTCAGGTAATGGCGGACTATCTGGCCCAGACAGCCGCTGATATGCCAGCAATCTGCATCCTTGAAAAACTCCCTGCGCCCTCCCTTGAACTATGGGAGCTATATACCGATGGCGCGGCATGCTCCGAGGGCGCTGGAGCAGGTTTAATCCTTACAGGCCCGCGTcaagaagagcatacatacgcgctGCGGTTTAACTTTAAAGTGGCAAACAATGAGGCGGAATATGAGGCACTACTAGTAGGAATGCGGATAGCCCGGGAGTTGGGAATAATAAAGCTACAAGCCTATGTGGACTCGCAATTAGTCGCTAATCAGATAAATGGCACGTTCGACACTAATGACCAATCCATGCAATCATACTTGGCTCTTGTTCACTCTCTAGCTGATACGTTCACCGACTTCAGGATCAGTCAAATTCCCAGAAGTCAGAACAAACAAGCGGAC GTTTTCAAGAAATCCACTGAGCCCGAGATAACGGTTGCATCAGTCGAAGAGGAAGAAGCGACTTGGATGATGGACATTATAGAGTTCCTGAGAATTGGGTCCCTACCAAATAATGAGAAGGAAGCAATGAAGATCAGAGTGAAAGCGCCAAATTACGAACTGCGAGGGGATGTCCTATATCGAAAATCTTATTTAGGCGCGTCCCTACGATGCGTAGGACCTAAGGAGGCCGCTACGATTATTGATAAGATTCACAAAGGATCTTGTGGATTACATTATGGATCCAGGACAGTCACTGAGAGGATTAAGTGA